A single region of the Erythrobacter sp. HL-111 genome encodes:
- a CDS encoding cytochrome c biogenesis CcdA family protein, with amino-acid sequence MDLLALAVALLAGILTFLNPCVLPILPLVFAASANEHRFGPAVLAAGLALSFTAAGLFVATIGVSLGIDPDLLRVLSAGLLIVFGALLALPRAQYALQTAMGPVADWGSRRSEEHDRRGLGGQFGLGLLLGAVWSPCVGPTLGAATLLASQGDRLAVAALTMSVFGIGAAIPLLLIGTVLRPRMAAMLKGLGAAGRAGKVLLGSGMIVAGAFVLTGLDKRFETLLVETSPAWLIDLTTRF; translated from the coding sequence ATGGACCTGCTCGCCCTTGCCGTGGCGCTGCTCGCCGGGATCCTCACCTTCCTGAACCCGTGCGTGCTGCCGATCCTGCCGCTGGTCTTCGCGGCCTCGGCCAACGAACACCGGTTCGGACCGGCGGTGCTCGCGGCGGGGCTGGCGCTTTCCTTCACTGCGGCCGGACTGTTCGTCGCGACGATCGGAGTTTCGCTCGGGATCGATCCGGACCTGCTGCGCGTCCTGTCGGCCGGCCTGCTGATCGTGTTCGGCGCGCTGCTCGCGCTGCCGCGCGCGCAATACGCCCTGCAGACCGCGATGGGCCCGGTCGCCGACTGGGGATCGCGGCGCAGCGAGGAACACGATCGGCGCGGGCTCGGCGGGCAGTTCGGCCTCGGCCTCCTGCTCGGCGCTGTGTGGAGCCCCTGCGTCGGCCCGACGCTGGGCGCTGCGACCCTGCTCGCGAGTCAGGGCGACCGGCTCGCCGTGGCGGCGCTGACCATGTCGGTCTTCGGCATCGGGGCGGCGATCCCGCTCCTGCTGATCGGCACGGTCCTGCGTCCGAGGATGGCGGCCATGCTGAAAGGCCTCGGGGCGGCGGGCCGCGCCGGCAAGGTGCTGCTGGGCAGCGGCATGATCGTCGCGGGCGCCTTCGTCCTGACGGGCCTCGACAAGCGGTTCGAGACCCTGCTGGTCGAGACGAGCCCCGCCTGGCTCATCGACCTGACGACGCGGTTCTGA
- a CDS encoding sigma-70 family RNA polymerase sigma factor produces the protein MRADDASLSALMGKAQAGDRAAYRAVLEHSRAWLVRFYRGRIDPASAEDLVQETLMSIHAKRATYDPSRPFLPWLAAIARYRWVDRLRRTGSRGETELDEALAEGDHEAGILARISIDRMLARLSKGQGDAIRLVKIEGLSIAEASRRTGQSESLVKVNIHRGLRKLADHVESE, from the coding sequence ATGCGCGCCGACGACGCCAGCCTGTCCGCCCTCATGGGCAAGGCGCAGGCCGGCGACCGCGCGGCCTATCGCGCCGTGCTCGAACACAGCCGCGCCTGGCTCGTCCGGTTCTACCGCGGACGGATCGATCCGGCGAGCGCGGAGGACCTCGTGCAGGAGACCCTGATGTCGATCCACGCCAAGCGCGCGACCTACGATCCCTCGCGCCCATTTCTCCCCTGGCTCGCCGCGATCGCGCGCTATCGCTGGGTCGACCGGCTCCGCCGGACCGGTTCCCGGGGCGAGACCGAGCTCGACGAGGCCCTGGCCGAAGGGGACCACGAAGCGGGCATCCTCGCCCGGATCAGCATCGACCGGATGCTCGCACGCCTGTCGAAGGGGCAGGGCGATGCGATCCGCCTGGTCAAGATCGAGGGCCTTTCCATCGCCGAGGCCAGCCGAAGGACCGGGCAGTCGGAATCGCTGGTCAAGGTGAACATCCACCGTGGCCTCAGGAAACTCGCCGATCATGTTGAAAGCGAATAA
- a CDS encoding NrsF family protein produces the protein MKPSNGARIDDLVADLAPVRRVRKRTGLLLVAAATLLAFAVTAPLFGLRPDLVALEPAEIVLLRSGTLLLMGAAAALAVTASASPGVGSRREGWRWALGAALLFPVTSLALTLGGAPFPVAILTAGSVPYCLGISLSSALAIGGVLTLWLRRGAVTERRRAGWLTGLAAGALGTFVYNLGCPSDSVHYVALWYGLAVASAAFLGRLAVPRMLRW, from the coding sequence ATGAAACCATCGAACGGGGCGCGGATCGATGATCTCGTCGCCGACCTCGCGCCGGTGCGCCGGGTCAGGAAACGCACCGGATTGCTGCTCGTCGCGGCCGCGACGCTGCTGGCTTTCGCCGTGACCGCACCCCTGTTCGGGCTGCGGCCGGACCTTGTTGCGCTGGAGCCGGCGGAGATCGTCCTGCTGCGTTCGGGCACCTTGCTGCTGATGGGCGCGGCGGCCGCGCTCGCTGTCACCGCGAGCGCTTCGCCCGGTGTCGGTTCGCGGCGCGAGGGGTGGCGTTGGGCGCTCGGCGCCGCCCTGCTGTTTCCCGTCACCAGCCTCGCGCTGACGCTGGGCGGTGCGCCCTTTCCCGTTGCCATCCTGACGGCGGGAAGCGTCCCCTACTGCCTCGGCATCAGCCTTTCGAGCGCGCTCGCGATCGGCGGCGTGCTGACGCTGTGGCTGCGGCGCGGGGCGGTCACCGAACGCCGCCGCGCCGGGTGGCTGACGGGGCTTGCCGCGGGGGCGCTCGGCACCTTCGTCTACAACCTCGGCTGCCCGAGCGATTCGGTGCACTATGTCGCGCTGTGGTACGGGCTCGCCGTGGCCAGCGCAGCGTTTCTCGGCCGGCTTGCGGTGCCGCGGATGCTGCGCTGGTGA
- a CDS encoding alternative oxidase, whose translation MKPIDHRPLIRQVNHAAALDSHVPPRNASDKVAFAFVKALRLVADTFFSRRYGHRAVVLETVAAVPGMVGGLWQHLTALRKMRDDEGWIRTLLDEAENERMHLMTFIEIAQPSAFERLLIAIVQVVFYNFYFFLYLLAPRTAHRVVGYFEEEAVISYTAYLAEVDAGRHENLPAPQIAIDYWQLPANARLRDVIIAVRADEAEHRDVNHGFVDELDARRAHRPLEGPTAA comes from the coding sequence ATGAAACCGATCGATCACCGCCCGCTGATCCGGCAGGTCAATCACGCCGCCGCGCTCGACAGCCATGTGCCGCCGCGCAATGCCAGCGACAAGGTCGCCTTCGCCTTCGTCAAGGCGCTGCGCCTCGTCGCCGACACGTTCTTTTCGAGGCGCTACGGCCACCGCGCCGTGGTGCTCGAAACGGTTGCGGCCGTCCCGGGCATGGTGGGCGGGCTGTGGCAGCACCTCACCGCGCTGCGCAAGATGCGCGACGACGAGGGCTGGATTCGCACCCTGCTCGACGAGGCAGAGAACGAGCGGATGCACCTGATGACGTTCATCGAGATCGCCCAGCCGAGCGCGTTCGAACGGCTGCTGATCGCGATCGTCCAGGTCGTGTTCTACAATTTCTACTTCTTCCTCTACCTTCTCGCCCCGCGCACGGCGCACCGGGTGGTGGGCTATTTCGAGGAAGAGGCGGTGATCAGCTACACCGCCTATCTCGCCGAGGTCGATGCCGGACGGCACGAGAACCTGCCCGCGCCGCAGATCGCGATCGATTACTGGCAGCTTCCGGCCAATGCCCGGCTGCGCGACGTGATCATCGCGGTCCGTGCCGACGAGGCGGAGCACCGCGACGTCAACCACGGCTTCGTCGACGAACTCGACGCGCGCCGCGCGCACCGCCCGCTCGAAGGGCCGACCGCGGCCTAG
- a CDS encoding TonB-dependent receptor domain-containing protein, whose protein sequence is MINRYRAGRLLCGSAIALAAVAFSTAGAAQDTSGEVEQNEQEEEAEGETETTEDGQEIGTVDIGESVRSVQTATATPVTVINREEILDRQANTVAELVDSVPSVSLVNGSTPVGSAISIRGFGFNPPFGTDNKVSIQIDGAVADAEEIYRLGNQIFTEPDLYRTVEVIRGTVGSFEYGSGIIGGVIRLETVDAFDLTGGEAGVALNQTLGYFTNGDGFQSSSTLAIAPTDRIELLGNFTWRQQENQTDGNGDEIGNGAFELPSFLLKAGVYLDPDREHYLRASYQQTTTADRDVPLDTFITTTDFFGNVDRDTLSQVAILRYNYNPIDNDAIDLLAQFSYTNQKIDQTFVPGSTNPPGFDQFVSGLGNADLQFEIYQGVLKNAAFFETGGIRHSLRTGFEFRSRVRADANSAPGGIDNRLAFFAIDEIALARGLTITPAIRYETQDVDARPSLDDGTNFSSGRDALMGGVSARYEFPMGLSFFASWAQSDNLPIIDDLENEVLREQIEVSETYEFGAAFNRVGLFADNDQIAIKVNYYNTEIDDLSSTFGVVGVRTEGFEGEASYATQGGFYIDFNLSIISGEETRSDGTVGDWRNLPQNTYQGAIGKRFGRVLDVRWETILTEDRVQDGEVDGEGFDIHTLRAIVSPEGGLFEGLTLRASVENIFDTFYQPARSLRPAPGRNFKFTVLKRF, encoded by the coding sequence ATGATAAATCGGTACCGGGCGGGGCGCCTTCTGTGCGGCTCCGCGATCGCTTTGGCGGCAGTCGCCTTCTCCACCGCCGGCGCGGCGCAAGACACCAGCGGCGAGGTCGAACAGAACGAACAGGAAGAAGAGGCAGAAGGGGAAACCGAAACAACCGAGGACGGCCAGGAGATCGGCACGGTCGACATCGGAGAGAGCGTCCGTTCGGTCCAGACCGCGACCGCGACGCCCGTAACCGTCATCAACCGCGAGGAAATCCTCGACCGGCAGGCCAACACCGTCGCCGAACTGGTCGATTCCGTGCCCAGCGTCAGCCTTGTCAACGGCTCGACCCCGGTTGGTTCGGCGATCTCGATCCGCGGTTTCGGCTTCAATCCCCCGTTCGGGACCGACAACAAGGTTTCGATCCAGATCGATGGCGCCGTCGCCGACGCCGAGGAGATCTATCGTCTCGGCAACCAGATCTTCACCGAGCCCGACCTTTATCGCACGGTCGAGGTGATCCGCGGCACGGTCGGCAGCTTCGAATACGGTTCCGGGATCATCGGCGGGGTCATCCGGCTCGAAACGGTCGACGCCTTCGACCTCACCGGCGGCGAGGCCGGCGTGGCGCTCAACCAGACGCTCGGCTACTTCACCAATGGCGACGGCTTCCAGAGCTCCAGCACGCTCGCCATCGCGCCGACCGACCGGATCGAACTGCTCGGCAATTTCACCTGGCGCCAGCAGGAAAACCAGACCGACGGGAACGGCGACGAGATCGGCAACGGCGCCTTCGAACTGCCGTCCTTCCTGCTAAAGGCCGGGGTCTATCTCGATCCCGACCGGGAGCATTACCTGAGGGCCAGCTACCAGCAGACGACCACCGCGGACCGGGACGTCCCGCTCGACACCTTCATCACCACCACCGACTTCTTCGGCAATGTCGACCGCGACACGCTGAGCCAGGTCGCGATCCTGCGCTACAACTACAATCCGATCGACAACGACGCGATCGACCTGCTCGCGCAGTTTTCCTACACCAACCAGAAGATCGACCAGACCTTCGTGCCCGGAAGCACGAATCCGCCGGGCTTCGACCAGTTCGTCTCGGGCCTCGGCAATGCCGACCTGCAATTCGAAATCTACCAGGGCGTCCTCAAGAACGCGGCGTTCTTCGAGACCGGCGGCATCCGGCATTCGCTGCGAACCGGCTTCGAATTCCGCAGCCGGGTCCGCGCCGATGCCAATTCCGCGCCGGGCGGGATCGACAACCGGCTGGCCTTCTTCGCGATCGACGAAATCGCGCTTGCCCGCGGGCTGACGATCACGCCCGCCATCCGTTACGAAACGCAGGATGTCGATGCGCGCCCCTCGCTAGACGACGGGACCAATTTCAGTTCGGGGCGCGATGCCTTGATGGGCGGCGTTTCGGCGCGTTACGAATTCCCCATGGGCCTGTCGTTCTTCGCGAGCTGGGCGCAGTCGGACAACCTGCCGATCATCGACGATCTCGAAAACGAGGTGCTGCGCGAACAGATCGAGGTCAGCGAAACCTACGAATTCGGCGCCGCGTTCAACCGGGTCGGCCTGTTCGCCGACAACGATCAGATCGCGATCAAGGTCAATTACTACAACACCGAGATCGACGACCTTTCGAGCACGTTCGGCGTCGTCGGAGTGCGCACCGAAGGCTTCGAGGGCGAAGCGTCCTATGCCACCCAAGGCGGCTTCTACATCGATTTCAACCTCAGCATCATCTCGGGCGAGGAAACCCGCAGCGACGGAACCGTCGGCGACTGGCGCAACCTTCCGCAGAACACCTACCAGGGCGCGATCGGCAAGCGCTTCGGCCGGGTGCTCGACGTGCGCTGGGAAACGATCCTGACCGAGGACCGCGTGCAGGACGGCGAAGTCGACGGCGAAGGCTTCGACATCCACACGCTGCGCGCGATCGTGTCGCCCGAAGGCGGGCTGTTCGAAGGCCTGACGCTGCGCGCCAGCGTCGAGAACATCTTCGACACCTTCTACCAGCCGGCGCGCTCGCTCCGCCCGGCGCCGGGCCGGAACTTCAAGTTCACCGTCCTCAAGCGGTTCTGA
- a CDS encoding MotA/TolQ/ExbB proton channel family protein has translation MSVNDHFSGLMSLVELGGPVLVLLLLASAVSLALFILKLIQFRRAGVGQHSGLARFIRLHDAGDTAEGKRRLAEADDYLSALALLALRSGDAKEARARLEAEAEQSFLELEKGMRFLDVVAQTAPLLGLFGTVLGMIEAFQALQTAGSQVDPSVLAGGIWVALLTTAAGLAVAMPVSIGLSWLEGRLDRDRAMAERLLSAIATPLPDAADLAERTSEPVASPQVASGGPVRAELPGTDKAWASA, from the coding sequence ATGTCGGTAAACGATCATTTCAGCGGCCTGATGAGCCTTGTCGAACTGGGCGGCCCGGTGCTCGTGCTGCTCCTCCTCGCGAGCGCGGTTTCGCTCGCGCTGTTCATTCTCAAGCTGATCCAGTTCCGCCGCGCCGGGGTCGGGCAGCATTCCGGGCTTGCCCGGTTTATCCGCCTGCACGACGCGGGCGACACGGCCGAGGGCAAGCGCCGGCTTGCCGAGGCGGACGATTACCTCAGCGCGCTGGCGCTGCTGGCGCTTCGCAGCGGGGATGCGAAGGAGGCGCGCGCGCGGCTCGAAGCGGAGGCCGAACAGAGCTTCCTCGAGCTCGAAAAGGGGATGCGCTTTCTCGACGTCGTCGCCCAGACGGCGCCGCTGCTCGGGTTGTTCGGCACGGTGCTCGGCATGATCGAGGCGTTTCAGGCCCTCCAGACCGCCGGATCGCAGGTCGATCCAAGCGTGCTGGCGGGCGGCATCTGGGTCGCGCTCCTGACCACCGCAGCGGGTCTTGCCGTCGCGATGCCGGTCTCGATCGGCCTTTCCTGGCTCGAAGGCAGGCTCGACCGCGACCGGGCCATGGCCGAACGCCTCCTGAGCGCGATCGCCACCCCGCTGCCGGATGCGGCGGACCTGGCCGAGCGAACCAGCGAGCCGGTCGCGAGCCCGCAAGTGGCAAGCGGCGGCCCGGTCCGCGCCGAGCTTCCCGGCACCGACAAGGCCTGGGCAAGCGCATGA
- a CDS encoding biopolymer transporter ExbD, whose translation MIAPRRRRRRSLSITSLIDVIFLLLLFFMLASTFRQFAELEIGGVTAAAPGAVAVEITPMRLVVEPASVTLDGAAMTDGELIGYLAGPTDAPRRVNLHLADGVNAQRLTDVLTLIEPVSGLEVNMVVPQ comes from the coding sequence ATGATTGCCCCGCGCAGGAGACGGCGGCGTTCCCTGTCGATCACCTCGCTCATCGACGTGATCTTCCTGCTGCTGCTCTTCTTCATGCTCGCATCGACCTTTCGGCAGTTCGCCGAGCTGGAGATCGGGGGCGTGACGGCCGCCGCCCCGGGCGCTGTCGCGGTCGAGATCACGCCGATGCGCCTGGTCGTCGAACCCGCCTCGGTCACGCTCGACGGGGCGGCGATGACGGATGGCGAACTGATCGGATATCTCGCCGGGCCGACCGACGCGCCCAGGCGGGTGAACCTGCACCTTGCCGACGGCGTGAACGCGCAGCGCCTGACCGACGTGCTCACCCTGATCGAGCCGGTTTCCGGGCTCGAGGTGAACATGGTGGTGCCGCAATGA
- a CDS encoding biopolymer transporter ExbD produces the protein MIASRRRKVEREPTIALINIVFLILIFFMVAGTLSEMPREAFEFVSSGEMDSSAPGDILVIARDGCVSFGGRSYAGIEDAIAAHPELRGEARILPARDLPGAELLAAMRDLREAGVARILLVAERE, from the coding sequence ATGATCGCCAGCCGCCGCCGCAAGGTCGAGCGCGAACCGACCATCGCGCTCATCAACATCGTCTTTCTGATCCTGATCTTCTTCATGGTGGCCGGGACGCTTTCGGAAATGCCCCGCGAAGCCTTCGAATTCGTCTCGAGCGGGGAGATGGATTCGTCCGCGCCGGGGGACATCCTCGTCATCGCGCGGGACGGGTGCGTGTCTTTCGGCGGGCGGAGTTACGCGGGAATCGAGGATGCGATCGCGGCCCATCCCGAGCTGCGCGGCGAAGCCCGGATCCTGCCGGCGCGCGACCTTCCCGGGGCGGAGCTGCTGGCCGCGATGCGCGACCTGCGCGAAGCCGGCGTCGCTCGCATCCTCCTCGTCGCGGAGCGGGAATGA
- a CDS encoding cell envelope integrity protein TolA, whose protein sequence is MARAALHPGSASSVGTFTARQFAAAAAVSVLLHLGVFIWLAAPQFEDARLAGGGASFGLSGSATGSGSTSAERTDATAEASAEAASEESAAEPPAPRPVAASPAETPPAKSPMRRESAERPPIEPAAAAPPPTAARPLSPPRRTARRDGRPAAREAAARPPTSSTPPAPARRESAQDQGRRAAEPTTPAAATRGRSGPAGQESSPTEARAGAGRSSEGRSDTGSGTGSGSARSGSGDAATTNYTGIVTDHIRRNRRSNAVGAGEAILRIAIERSGRVRDLAIYRSSGSTRFDRQALRMARLAAPYPAPPSGQGPVLVRIRGR, encoded by the coding sequence ATGGCGCGCGCCGCCCTCCATCCGGGATCAGCCTCCTCGGTCGGCACCTTCACGGCCCGGCAATTCGCCGCGGCCGCGGCCGTTTCGGTGCTGCTGCACCTCGGCGTGTTCATCTGGCTTGCAGCGCCGCAGTTCGAGGACGCGCGCCTTGCCGGCGGGGGAGCGTCCTTCGGCCTGTCCGGTTCGGCGACCGGTTCCGGTTCGACCAGCGCCGAACGCACGGATGCGACTGCGGAGGCGAGCGCTGAGGCGGCTTCCGAAGAGAGCGCGGCCGAACCGCCAGCCCCTCGCCCGGTGGCCGCATCGCCAGCCGAAACCCCGCCGGCGAAGTCGCCCATGCGGCGTGAGAGCGCCGAGCGCCCGCCGATCGAGCCAGCGGCGGCGGCGCCGCCGCCGACGGCTGCAAGGCCGCTCTCTCCGCCGCGACGGACTGCGCGCCGCGATGGCCGCCCGGCCGCGCGGGAAGCGGCAGCGCGTCCGCCCACGTCCTCGACTCCACCCGCGCCTGCGCGCCGGGAATCCGCGCAGGACCAGGGTCGGCGCGCAGCCGAGCCGACGACGCCGGCGGCGGCCACGCGCGGGCGCTCCGGTCCTGCCGGGCAGGAAAGCTCGCCGACCGAGGCGCGGGCCGGTGCGGGCCGATCGAGCGAGGGACGATCCGACACCGGCAGCGGGACCGGCAGCGGGTCCGCCCGAAGCGGTTCGGGCGATGCGGCGACGACCAATTACACCGGCATCGTGACCGACCATATCCGGCGCAACCGCCGCTCGAACGCGGTCGGCGCGGGCGAGGCCATTCTCAGGATCGCGATCGAACGCAGCGGGCGGGTCCGCGATCTCGCCATCTACCGCTCGTCCGGTTCGACCCGGTTCGACCGGCAGGCGCTGCGGATGGCGCGGCTCGCGGCCCCTTATCCCGCTCCGCCGTCCGGCCAGGGTCCCGTGCTGGTCAGGATCAGGGGAAGATGA
- a CDS encoding DUF1134 domain-containing protein, with translation MTRARQIIDEAAKRASGRRAPLAQARHLAAAMLAVAAMALAGLAGPLAAQDTVESFDPDEAYSAPSEDAPAGPASGAIDGDLDPAQPQSRPDPRPQPAPRGPAEVETSRAPGFDEEFSGYAEGTDQSVPAEDLPAWSREEAPEVADAAPGATPEAAAESATYGEDDLIGAAERVFGKGAEGLAGLIEDLLRKQGEPNGYIVGREAGGAFIVGARYGSGTLHHKVEGTRKVYWTGPSIGFDAGANAGNTFVLVYNLYDTEDLFKRFPAGEGQAYFVGGLTASYLRKGDIVLIPIRVGAGLRLGVNAGYMKFSKKQRWLPF, from the coding sequence ATGACCCGAGCGAGGCAGATCATCGACGAGGCCGCAAAGCGGGCGAGCGGCCGGCGCGCGCCGCTGGCGCAGGCGCGCCATCTCGCCGCGGCCATGCTCGCGGTCGCGGCGATGGCTCTCGCCGGGCTGGCCGGGCCGCTCGCGGCGCAGGACACGGTCGAGAGCTTCGACCCCGACGAGGCCTATTCCGCGCCGTCCGAGGACGCGCCCGCCGGGCCGGCGAGCGGCGCGATCGATGGCGATCTCGACCCGGCGCAGCCGCAGTCACGGCCCGACCCCCGGCCGCAGCCCGCCCCGCGCGGGCCGGCCGAGGTCGAAACCTCGCGCGCGCCCGGTTTCGACGAGGAGTTTTCCGGTTACGCCGAGGGGACGGACCAAAGCGTTCCGGCCGAGGATCTGCCCGCCTGGAGCCGCGAGGAGGCCCCCGAAGTGGCCGATGCGGCGCCCGGTGCCACGCCCGAAGCTGCGGCCGAATCCGCGACCTATGGCGAGGACGACCTGATCGGCGCGGCAGAACGCGTGTTCGGCAAGGGCGCCGAAGGGCTCGCCGGGCTGATCGAGGACCTGCTCCGCAAGCAGGGCGAGCCCAACGGATACATCGTCGGGCGCGAGGCGGGCGGCGCGTTCATCGTCGGTGCGCGCTACGGTTCGGGCACGCTGCATCACAAGGTCGAGGGCACCCGCAAGGTCTATTGGACCGGGCCTTCGATCGGTTTCGACGCCGGGGCCAATGCCGGCAACACCTTCGTCCTCGTCTACAACCTCTACGACACCGAAGACCTGTTCAAACGCTTTCCGGCGGGCGAGGGGCAGGCCTATTTCGTCGGCGGTCTGACCGCGAGCTACCTGCGGAAGGGCGACATCGTGCTGATCCCGATCCGGGTCGGGGCGGGGCTGCGGCTCGGCGTCAACGCAGGCTACATGAAATTCTCGAAGAAACAGCGCTGGCTGCCCTTCTGA